TGTAATTGGTTTGTGATGCAGTAGTTTTAAGTTAAGCCAGAATGACAAAGATTTCCACTACAGCTGATCACTTTCCTTGGttttattacagaatcatagaattatcaggatggaaaagaccttcaagataatcaagtccaaccatggcACCAGGTACAAAacccagtctctttttaaaaaactcttccaggaacagtgactccaccacttccctgggcagcccattccaatgccaatcactctctctgtgaagaacttcctcctaacatccagcttaaaccCGCCCTGGCAGaagcttgagactatgtcctcttgttctgtcactggttgcctggaagaagagaccaacctccacctggctataacctcctttcaggcagttgtagacagtaatgaggtcacccctgagcctcctcttctccaggctaaacaaccccagctcccttctcaTAGGCCTGTGCttcaaacccctcaccagctttattacccttctctagacacattcaagcacctcaacatctctcctgaattaagtggcccagaactggacacagttttcaaggtatggcctaaccagtgctcagtacaggggcagaatgactaccctggtcctgctggtcacactgttcctcatgcaggtcaggatgccgttggccttcttggccatctgggcatactgctggctcatgttcagtcactgTCAGCAGGTACCCTTTCtgtctggcctctctccagccattctgtcctgCCTGTACCACTGCATGCAgttgttgtgggcaaagtgTAGAGCCTGTCACTTcaacttgttaaatctcatggcattggactgtTCTCATatacagcctgcccaggtccctctgcagagcccttctaccctctaacagattgacacttgctcccaacttggtgtcatctacagaCTCgatgatgctggactcaatcccctcatccagatcatcaacaaatatgttaaacagaactgggcccagcactgatcccttgAAAATATCATTAGTGAGtgtctgccaactggatgtggcaccattcaccaccagtctctgtgcctggccatccatccagttcttaacccagcaaagAGTGCCCCTGTCAAAGCTGCAGGCTTCCATCTTTGCCAGGAGTTGGCTATGGGAGAtgatgtcaaaggccttgctgaagtccaggtagactacatccacagccttctctccaCAGTTTTATCTCTGGCAACTCAGTGATTTGTATTTGGGAGTATTACTGACAAGTTGAAGTAGGACACTAGGAGCAGGACTGTCAATATGTGGCTCTTTTGGGACACAAGGCCAGATCTTTATTTTGTCATTTTTAAAGTGGTGATAGTATCTTCTTCCTTTTGCACTTGGGTCGGAGTATCTGGGATTTTTCTAGAAATAAAGAACTCTTCATCGGTACAGCCCAGTTTGTACAAAGTTCATGCAGGAAAACCTTTGTCAGCTTCAGAAGGAAGGACAATCTGAAGAATGCAAGAGTCACAGATACATCTTACCCTTTTTCTCTGTCCATTACTAGTTAGGGTACTCATTTAGTGTGTGGGAAACTCCAATTCAAGCTCCTGAGGTGCAACAGATTAAGCAAGTATTTGAAGTAGTCAGCCACATTGTGCAGAATATATATACCACAATCATATCTCTTTCTAGGCTGAACCTGATGCTTCATACTGCTTTGTAAAGAAATACAATTACAATTGCATAGCCTTGGTTTTTATCTATCTGTCGTGTAGCAGGAATGCTAATGAAATTTGTTTCATGGGACAGGAAAATCTCAGTGTACCTTTTTTATCTTTGGGCCTATACCATATAAAAAGTCTTTTAAAGCATGGTAAAGATACTATGAACTTGTTCCTGCTAGGCTGGGAGGGGTGGTTTGCTATCCCTGTAATGTGCAACTCTTGTATTTATTTGTGTAGCTGTATCAGTTCTAGGTAAAAATTCTGATATTTTCTGGCTGTGACAAGTCATAGTGCCAAAGTACTTTATTTCTATATGGCTATGCTCCAAGCCCTTTGAAGAATGCTCATGATGGTCAGGAGTGAGGGGTGTCTGAGTTTCCATGCAGAAGAGCCATGGAAATATGAGACATgcagctgtggaaggaaaagtgCCAAATATCCAGAACACTATCTGTGCTATGAATAAAGCAGTACAATAACAGGTTTCCTTATTTTGAAGCACGTGATGATGTATCTTGTTGTCTTGTGCCAAAGAGAAAATACCACTTACTTGTTCAGGGAGCTTTTGCTTAACCTAGACTCTTCAACTTCTCGTTGCTTAGTTTGCTCATGGATGACTTTTTCCCAGAAGTTCTTCAGCCCTTTTGCATCATAACTGCCCATCTTGTGGTGCACAAAGTTGGTATGCTTGCTCATTTTCTGAAAAGCAATTTGGAGGTCAGAGTAGTCAGGAGCCTAACCTGAGGGACATACTTCATTTCTCAGTCCATTGCAATTTCTTTCTCATGAAGTCCTATTGAAGTATGTCACCTGAGAAAAATAGGTAACTGATGCATACTCTGCCTTGAAGCTAAGTAAAAGGCATTGAAACAAACCTTGGGAGATAGTTAAATGGTTCACCTATATTGTTTGGTACTGAGTAGTAACTATGAATGGCACAGTTCACTGAAATATTGTGGCTGCCTCAGTATGTTCAAGATTTTAAGTGCTTTTGGAAGAACTTGGGGAATGTACTTTCAGATTTTAGTGCCATTAGCACTGAagttcaagggagatgttgtgAAAGTCTTTCAATTTTTCTACGCATTGTAATTTTAAAGGAGATCACGGATAGTTGTTATCCAGGGGAAATAATTTTGCTCTTAAATGATTCCTCTTACTACTCCAAATTATATAAAGCACAAAATATGCAGGGGAATTATAAATTTAAAGCTGAAGCACATGGAATGCAAAGTCTTAGGGAGCTTGTTAAGGCCTTGTTCTTGAATTTGTAAAAAAAACAGTCCTTAAATACTTTTAAAAGTGGAGCTCATTAGAGCTAGTTAAAATATATCAAGATATTTTCCAATAAATGAGAAAAGGGATAGAAATTATGTGAGTTCCTCCTTGCTAAATACATAGcactgaaacacagaaagtTGAAAAAATAGCAGTATATACGAGGCTCTGACTGGTAATCCTGAATGGTTATCAGATCTTCATGATGCTTTGAAAAGTTAAGTTCTGCTCTTCATTTTGAAAGGAAATAGTCTGAAAAAATATTGCATCTTGTACTGTATTTGCTTCTGGACAGATATTGCTTTGCTATGATGTTAAAAAAAGCACCAACCTGTTATACTTGTACCCTGACTGTGAAGCAGGATTTCGTCTATTAGTCTCCTCCATTAAACCCCTCCAAAAACTGGTAGGATGCAAGGAattaaaaaatccaaaccaatgTTGATACACCTGAGTTTTCTATAGCTAGATCAGCACATAATTTTACAGTTGCTATAAAATCTCTTTACTTGCTTGCATTCATCTATATTCTGCTGTCTCTAGATACTTTTGCCAACTGTCCACTCAAGTGATGCTGATGTATTAATGCCTTATAGATGCTGATGTACACCAGTGAGTCTGCTTCATAGACAATATCCTACTTTGTGAGTTATCCTTCACAAATACTATGAAGACTATGCTAATGTAGGCCAATCTGAGGAAACCTTTGATTTATGCAATGCTCTAAGCATAGGATCAGGGAAAAAGAATAGGGCAATCAGATGCAACACAATGAAGAAGACTTGTGCAAGACAAGCACAGTATTTTAAATCAGGCATTGTATTTTAAAGTCCCGAGGttttaaaaatatatgtatGTAAGATTTTGGCATCTTCCAAAACTTAGTATTTTAGACCTGACATAATTGTCACAAACTCACTTTTTAGAAAGATCCATAATAACAAATCATTTTGCCAAACTCAGTGGTAATTCTGACAGCACTGAAAACCTGCctaacaagaaaaaaagtctGTGCAACATCCTGATGCAGTATTTTTCCATGAAGAagtccagttgcttaaagaccAGCACAGTTCAGCTGGAGTATTAAGTGTGAATTGAATAGTCCATGTAATATAATCTATGTGTCAGCATAACAGACATGCTCGAGTGGTTAGGATACTGGTCTTCTTCACAGCAAGGTCAACAAGAGCTGCAATATCACCAAACCAAGCAAATGTTTACCTCTGAGGCAAACAACAATTTTCTGTTCTTATTCTTGTTGTGGAGCAAGAGTACTGTAGATGCTGAACAATAGGATACAGCAGGAGCTGTTACTCCAGTGTGGATGCAGCAGTGGTACCACTATTTTTTGCTAAATGTCCTTTTGTTTATCAACAGTGGGAGCAATCTTTTCATAatattttgtctcactctgagGCCCTTAAAATGCCTGTATTAGGTAGAGCTTCATCTTGTAAAAGGGTATGCATGTCATGGACTCACTGAAATGTCTGTAGGCTTTGAGCAGTGTTAGAATAAATGATCTGGTAATAGCTTGTTACAGTGAGTGATGGAATATGATTATTTCAACATTCCTTGACCAGCAGGTCACCTGAGTCTTTGCACCATTTAAAGACTCTTCTATCAGTAACAGCTGCCCACTTGACACTCTTCAGATAATTATCTCCTTGCCTCAGAAGCCAAGTGCTAGCTGCTGACAAACTGCCTGAGCAGGTTTGCCCTCCAAACCCTATTATATTTTGCCTCATCTGAGAGTCTGCCATAACACATTAACCTTTCACTAGAGATTAAGTTTTTATGATTATTAAAGTTCTAGTAGATGTTCTTCTGGTGGTACAAAGAGGACCTGTGTTTTTTATCTGGGGTCTAAATcggttagatttttttttagccACATGAGGGTTTTATCTGCCTTAAATCTTGGCTACTTAGAGTAACCTATGATCAGACAGGTACCAAAGGATGAAAATACCTCTGCAAATGGTGTGTCTATGGGACTGTtttgcaagcaaaaaaaaacccctgagTTTACAATAGTTCCTAGAAATGTCAGTGAGTATTTCTAGTGGTATTACCATGGTTCTTGCTAAGACATTCTTCATGGAAAATTTCTGAAGGTAGTGCTGTCTGGCACTATCAGACAGCATCTCTCAATTCTGTGATGTGCAAAAGCAACTTTTCTTTGAGCATGAAATTACTATGGCTATGTATAGAGGTTAGAGCTCACATATACTgtgtaatgatttttttcttttttttctttttttttcatgattgAGAGATTCTACTTGGGAATTTCTTTTGGATTTCTTAGTAATTAActaggtttgttttctttgtgtcaTACAAATTATCATTAGATGTATCAATAGCATAAATTCGAGTTACACTGATAATCTGACTTAATTTTGGTGAATTCATTCTTGATTCTTTTATTCATATATCTCAAGGTTCAGAAACTCTACACTTTGTTAAACTCAGTCGATCAATTTTGCTGGGTGGAAGGTAAGCAAGAAGAAGAGATTCTTTAAAATCTTTGTCTTCTATTCAGGTAGTAAAGCAATCATCCTGCAGAAATTAAAGTAAGGTTGAGGAGACATCTTTCTGGCTACTAATGACAGGTTGTTTTATCATATTTTCCCACAGATATGGAAGTAAAATAAGCAACAGCAGTTCCTTAGGTTCAAAATTATGCATTCAGAAGGCTTGAATATGTCCAAATATAACTCATGGATTGAAAACTTACATTATGAAACATAATTTTTTCTACAGTGCATTTCCTTTGAAGAAGTACTAAAATGTGTGTAACACAGGTGCAAGACAAAGTCCGTGTATGGGCTATGCAGTCCTATCTGCTCATTTGAACTATAACCGAACCAAGCCAACCATAGCATAGCTGGCTGCACCAAGCTGATAAAAACAACTTGTAAATAAATACTGGGACTAGATTTTAGCTAAAGTGGCTTGCCTTAGCCTTTAGaaacatatatgtgtgtgtgtgtatgaaagTTTTTTTCACAGCATTAATTACTTGTAGGAATTAGTTTCTttgttaaaaaataatttatttataGAAAGTGTCCACAAGAAAAACTACTAATACAAAATTAGCAACACTGTAAAAGGACAATCTACATTTATGATCAAACCATAAATCACATGGCCATGCAATAATCTGTAGGACAGCCAATAACTCATGAAACACAGATAGCATCTACACAAAATACATTGATTAAAACTCTTTGAGCTGCAGTCCCAGAGCATGTACAAAGGAAGTTCAAAATGTGAATGATGAGTAGCTTTTCCATGACAGATCTCTACAGTGGCAGGGAGAGGAAATTTGCTTCTATCTGGAAGATATTATATATGTGACTTTTATTCTCTACCATGAAATTAATATACAGACAGCTAGAGGTTACAACTGTCTGTCTTTTTATCTGATCTGTAAGCTGAATGTGCTTTGGAAAGGTGCTAAGTTAGTATGCTTCCAAATACCCTCGTCTTAGTCCTTTTCTGATTTCTACATTTTGAATTATTGTAATCTCAGAAAACCTCCACTAAGGTACAAAAAGGAATTTGAACAAATACCTCATGCAACGAATTTATTTTCT
Above is a window of Pogoniulus pusillus isolate bPogPus1 chromosome Z, bPogPus1.pri, whole genome shotgun sequence DNA encoding:
- the LOC135173669 gene encoding protein FAM240B-like, giving the protein MSKHTNFVHHKMGSYDAKGLKNFWEKVIHEQTKQREVEESRLSKSSLNKLRHEWTLRLEGRAKQTQVHAKTEETQMTLPPIEALSSPDKTVA